Proteins from a single region of Starkeya sp. ORNL1:
- a CDS encoding ureidoglycolate lyase, with translation MTENFTWAAAPTLELQPIDGEQFRPFGHVLRAADPNAQRVNAGTALRHDVAAFAPDSRPGSRLVASMFEARPQSLPLAVDLVERHPFSEQTIISMRGGAFALAVCLAGPDGGPDLASLRAFRVPAGGGIIYRKGVWHTPIIALSGESLFFVQSSQDGTADDCHEVTVSGLLIA, from the coding sequence TTGACTGAAAATTTCACGTGGGCCGCGGCGCCGACCCTCGAACTCCAGCCGATCGACGGCGAGCAATTCCGCCCTTTCGGCCATGTGCTGCGGGCCGCCGATCCCAATGCCCAGCGGGTGAATGCGGGCACTGCGCTCCGCCATGATGTCGCGGCGTTCGCACCCGACAGCCGCCCTGGCAGCCGGCTTGTCGCGTCAATGTTCGAGGCCCGCCCGCAGAGCCTGCCGCTGGCCGTCGATCTCGTGGAGCGCCATCCCTTCTCCGAGCAGACCATCATCTCCATGCGCGGCGGTGCCTTTGCGCTGGCGGTGTGTCTGGCGGGACCGGATGGCGGGCCGGACCTTGCCTCCCTGCGCGCATTCCGGGTGCCGGCCGGCGGCGGCATCATCTATCGCAAAGGCGTCTGGCACACGCCGATCATCGCGCTAAGTGGCGAGAGCCTGTTCTTCGTGCAGTCCTCACAGGACGGCACGGCGGACGATTGCCACGAAGTGACCGTTTCCGGCTTGCTGATCGCCTGA
- a CDS encoding ABC transporter ATP-binding protein — protein sequence MSPSSAALRTVPDITAPDTQPRPRLELRNLHKRLGDTAAVNGIDLKVAPGESVVLLGPSGCGKTTTLRMVAGFLQPDGGEIHLDGTLASNASFTVPPEKRRLGMVFQTYAVWPHKNVAENVGYGLEVAGKKRAEIDAEVAAVLELVQLGDLAKRFPAELSGGQQQRVALARALATKPSLLLLDEPLSNLDAALRQEMRFELKALQKRIGITTLYVTHDQDEALVLADRVVVLNKGRIEQVGTPEEIYRTPTSRFVAGFIGTANLLEGTVVATDRAGGQVSVALDAGDTAWARASAKWLATAVPGQRATLLLRPEDIRFERPEHPGQEEGILAAAGTASFLGNRYDLQLDVAGAPLRVQSRTPGRFEDGRARLWFRPNSAWVVE from the coding sequence GTGAGCCCTTCATCCGCTGCCCTCCGGACCGTTCCGGACATCACCGCACCCGACACCCAGCCGCGCCCGCGGCTGGAACTGCGCAACCTGCACAAGCGGCTCGGCGACACCGCCGCCGTCAACGGCATCGACCTCAAGGTCGCGCCGGGCGAGAGCGTGGTGCTGCTGGGCCCGAGCGGCTGCGGCAAGACCACGACGCTGCGCATGGTGGCGGGCTTCCTCCAGCCGGATGGCGGCGAGATCCATCTCGACGGCACGCTGGCTTCCAATGCCTCCTTCACCGTGCCGCCGGAAAAGCGTCGGCTGGGCATGGTGTTCCAGACCTATGCGGTATGGCCGCACAAGAACGTTGCCGAGAATGTCGGCTACGGCCTCGAGGTTGCGGGCAAGAAGCGCGCCGAGATCGATGCTGAAGTCGCCGCGGTGCTCGAGCTCGTGCAACTCGGCGACCTCGCCAAGCGCTTCCCGGCGGAACTATCCGGCGGCCAGCAGCAGCGCGTGGCGCTGGCCCGCGCGCTCGCCACCAAGCCTTCGCTGCTCCTGCTCGACGAGCCGCTGTCGAACCTCGACGCCGCGCTGCGCCAGGAGATGCGCTTCGAACTGAAGGCGCTGCAGAAGCGCATCGGCATCACCACGCTCTATGTCACCCATGACCAGGACGAGGCCCTGGTGCTGGCCGATCGCGTCGTCGTGCTGAACAAGGGCAGGATCGAGCAGGTCGGCACGCCCGAGGAGATCTACCGCACCCCGACGAGCCGCTTCGTCGCCGGCTTTATCGGCACCGCGAACCTGCTGGAAGGCACCGTGGTCGCCACCGACCGCGCCGGCGGGCAGGTGTCCGTCGCGCTCGACGCCGGCGACACCGCGTGGGCCAGGGCGTCCGCGAAGTGGCTCGCGACCGCCGTCCCCGGCCAGCGCGCGACGCTGCTGCTGCGTCCCGAGGACATCCGCTTCGAGCGCCCGGAGCATCCGGGCCAGGAAGAGGGCATCCTCGCCGCTGCCGGCACGGCCTCCTTCCTCGGCAATCGCTACGACCTCCAGCTCGACGTTGCCGGGGCGCCGCTGCGCGTGCAGTCGCGCACGCCCGGCCGCTTCGAGGATGGCCGCGCCCGGCTGTGGTTCCGCCCGAACAGCGCATGGGTGGTCGAATGA
- a CDS encoding FAD-binding protein, with protein sequence MTFHHSAAEPFDEVWDVLVVGFGFAGGASAIAAHDAGARVLLIEKMPDPGGISICAGGGIRSITDLPRGRDYLRHTVGPDVPDDVLDAISSGMAKLEDYFRKLATVNGAEIVVRDRGGNYPFPGHDALGIVEVSSIPGFDARTEYPHARGRLLGPNVFKLVHDNVRARNIEVRLETAAERLILGAKGEVLGAVVRANGTTKRIAALRGVVLASGGFESAPEIQRKYWQIRPVLPVATRGNTGDGIRMAQAAGADLWHMWHFHGSYGFKHPDPNYPYALRVKRLPDWNPTVKEPDVRMSWIILDGEGRRFMNEYHPYLQDTGHRPLDQFDPVTQKFPKIPAHIVVDEEGRKLYPLGQAVVNDRSVEPYVWSDDNLKEVGNGLLKKAESIEELASILGADPVVVRASLERWNAAVEAGHDADQARPAGSLFKVEKPPFYVGTLWPVVNNTQGGPAHDARQRVVNAHGEPIPRLYEAGELGSIWGFLYLGAGNLAECFVTGQIAGGDAAAQRPWANAPELTAA encoded by the coding sequence ATGACGTTTCATCATTCCGCCGCTGAGCCTTTCGACGAAGTCTGGGACGTGCTGGTGGTCGGCTTCGGCTTTGCCGGCGGCGCCTCGGCGATCGCTGCGCACGATGCCGGCGCCCGCGTGCTGCTGATCGAGAAAATGCCCGATCCCGGCGGCATCTCGATCTGCGCCGGCGGCGGCATCCGTTCCATCACCGACCTGCCGCGCGGCCGCGACTATCTGCGCCACACCGTCGGTCCCGACGTGCCGGACGACGTGCTCGATGCGATTTCCAGCGGCATGGCGAAGCTGGAGGATTATTTCCGCAAGCTCGCCACGGTGAACGGCGCCGAGATCGTGGTGCGCGATCGTGGCGGCAATTACCCGTTCCCTGGCCACGACGCGCTCGGTATCGTCGAGGTCTCTTCGATCCCCGGCTTCGACGCCCGCACCGAATATCCCCACGCCCGCGGTCGGCTGCTCGGGCCGAACGTGTTCAAGCTGGTGCACGACAATGTCCGCGCCCGCAACATCGAGGTGCGGCTGGAGACGGCGGCGGAGCGCCTGATCCTCGGCGCCAAGGGCGAAGTGCTCGGTGCCGTGGTGCGCGCCAATGGGACGACGAAGCGCATCGCCGCGCTGCGCGGCGTGGTGCTCGCCTCGGGCGGCTTCGAATCCGCGCCGGAGATCCAGCGCAAATACTGGCAGATCCGCCCGGTGCTGCCGGTGGCGACGCGCGGCAACACCGGCGACGGCATCCGCATGGCGCAGGCCGCCGGCGCCGACCTCTGGCACATGTGGCACTTCCACGGCTCCTACGGCTTCAAGCACCCGGACCCGAACTACCCCTACGCGCTGCGGGTGAAGCGGCTGCCGGACTGGAACCCGACGGTGAAGGAGCCGGACGTGCGCATGTCGTGGATCATCCTCGACGGCGAGGGGCGGCGCTTCATGAACGAGTACCACCCCTATCTCCAGGACACCGGCCACCGGCCGCTCGACCAGTTCGACCCGGTGACGCAGAAGTTTCCGAAGATCCCGGCGCACATCGTCGTCGACGAGGAGGGCCGAAAGCTCTACCCGCTCGGCCAGGCGGTGGTGAACGATCGCAGTGTCGAACCCTATGTCTGGAGTGACGACAATCTGAAGGAAGTCGGCAACGGACTTCTTAAGAAGGCGGAAAGCATCGAGGAACTCGCAAGCATCCTCGGCGCCGATCCCGTGGTGGTGCGCGCGAGCCTGGAGCGCTGGAACGCCGCGGTCGAAGCCGGCCACGATGCCGATCAGGCCCGCCCCGCCGGCTCGCTGTTCAAGGTCGAGAAGCCGCCTTTCTATGTCGGCACGCTGTGGCCGGTGGTGAACAACACCCAGGGCGGGCCGGCGCACGACGCCCGCCAGCGCGTGGTCAACGCCCATGGCGAGCCGATCCCGCGGCTCTATGAGGCCGGCGAGCTCGGCAGCATCTGGGGCTTCCTCTATCTCGGCGCCGGCAATCTCGCGGAGTGTTTCGTCACCGGCCAGATCGCCGGCGGCGACGCCGCGGCACAGCGCCCCTGGGCGAACGCTCCCGAACTGACGGCCGCCTGA
- a CDS encoding FadR/GntR family transcriptional regulator — protein sequence MAVTALQKMIEEEQLAPSAPLPPQRELAKELDVSRATLREALSILATIGLVSIEPGRGTFVRAKNDAGELTPAPSWRFAARYSPAEVYQFRYIAESHAAQLAAMNHTDAEIEELQENLQSFRRAARELDFAAFAQIDFEFHKLIMRFSRNRLLADMHDSFARILLESTRLPVKRDKLWDPVMEHERIVEALTMSDPEGAGYYMRRHLSRTADRVGITITEFV from the coding sequence ATGGCGGTGACTGCCCTGCAGAAAATGATCGAGGAAGAGCAACTGGCGCCAAGCGCGCCGCTGCCGCCGCAGCGCGAACTGGCCAAGGAGCTCGATGTCAGCCGCGCCACCTTGCGCGAAGCCTTGTCGATCCTCGCCACCATCGGTCTGGTCTCGATCGAGCCCGGCCGCGGCACCTTCGTGCGCGCCAAGAACGATGCCGGCGAACTGACGCCGGCACCGTCCTGGCGCTTCGCCGCCCGCTATTCGCCGGCCGAGGTCTACCAGTTCCGCTACATCGCCGAGAGCCATGCCGCCCAGCTCGCGGCGATGAACCACACCGATGCCGAGATCGAGGAATTGCAGGAGAACCTGCAAAGCTTCCGCCGCGCCGCGCGCGAGCTCGATTTCGCCGCCTTCGCGCAGATCGATTTCGAGTTCCACAAGCTCATCATGCGCTTCTCGCGCAACCGGCTGCTCGCCGACATGCATGACAGCTTCGCCCGCATCCTGCTGGAGAGCACGCGGCTGCCGGTGAAGCGGGACAAATTGTGGGATCCGGTCATGGAGCACGAGCGCATCGTCGAGGCGCTCACCATGAGCGACCCGGAAGGCGCCGGCTACTATATGCGCCGGCATCTCAGCCGCACCGCGGACCGCGTCGGCATCACCATCACCGAGTTCGTCTGA
- a CDS encoding LLM class flavin-dependent oxidoreductase yields MTDRPHLHLNVFVHGTGHHEAAWLYPGSEPERTTDVGFYRELAAVAERGKFDSLFLADQLAIGRSVKHVAQGKLEPLTLLAALAGATERIGLIATASTTYSEPYNLARQFASLDHISGGRAGWNIVTSWSAEAAGNFGLEQRNSHSDRYRRATEYVEVVRKLWDSWEDDARVYDRTRGVYADTARIHPIEHGGEEFRVRGPLDIPRPPQGNPVLVQAGSSDEGRGFAARYAEAIFTAQQELDEAQAFYADVKSRAVGIGRDPSRIKILPGLSPILGSTQAEANALEEQLNDLTLPEVGLKHLSQRFDGFDFSVFPLDERIPVEAFPSPKTVQGAQSRSQIILNVVERERPTLRQLLRRLAGGRGHKVLTGTPEAIADHIQHWVENRAADGFNIMPAHSPGGLAAFVDHVVPILQRRGLFRTEYEGRTLRDHYGLNRPQSRYARSA; encoded by the coding sequence GTGACCGACCGCCCGCATCTGCATTTGAACGTCTTCGTCCACGGCACGGGCCATCACGAGGCGGCGTGGCTCTATCCCGGCAGCGAGCCGGAGCGCACCACCGATGTCGGCTTCTATCGCGAGCTGGCGGCTGTGGCCGAGCGCGGCAAGTTCGATTCGCTGTTCCTCGCCGACCAGCTCGCCATCGGCCGCAGCGTGAAGCATGTGGCGCAGGGCAAGCTGGAGCCGTTGACCCTGCTCGCCGCGCTGGCCGGCGCCACCGAGCGCATCGGCCTGATCGCCACTGCCTCCACCACCTATTCCGAGCCCTATAATCTCGCCCGGCAATTCGCCTCGCTCGACCATATCAGCGGTGGGCGCGCCGGCTGGAACATCGTCACCTCCTGGTCGGCGGAAGCCGCCGGCAATTTCGGCCTGGAGCAGCGCAACTCGCACTCCGACCGCTACCGCCGCGCCACCGAATATGTCGAGGTGGTGCGCAAGCTGTGGGACAGCTGGGAGGATGATGCCCGGGTCTATGACCGCACCCGCGGCGTCTATGCCGACACCGCCCGCATCCACCCCATCGAGCATGGCGGCGAGGAGTTCCGGGTGCGCGGCCCGCTCGACATTCCGCGTCCGCCGCAGGGCAATCCGGTGCTGGTGCAGGCCGGCTCCTCGGACGAGGGCAGGGGCTTTGCCGCTCGCTATGCCGAGGCCATCTTCACCGCGCAGCAGGAGCTGGACGAGGCTCAGGCCTTCTATGCCGATGTGAAGAGCCGCGCCGTCGGTATCGGCCGCGATCCCTCGCGCATCAAGATCCTGCCCGGCCTCTCGCCGATCCTCGGCTCGACGCAGGCCGAGGCGAACGCGCTGGAGGAGCAGCTCAACGACCTCACGCTTCCCGAGGTCGGGCTGAAGCATCTCTCGCAGCGCTTCGACGGCTTCGACTTCAGCGTCTTCCCGCTCGACGAGCGCATCCCGGTCGAGGCCTTCCCCAGCCCGAAGACGGTGCAGGGCGCGCAGAGCCGCTCGCAGATCATCCTCAATGTGGTCGAGCGCGAGCGCCCGACGCTGCGCCAGCTGCTGCGGCGCCTTGCCGGCGGGCGTGGCCACAAGGTGCTGACCGGCACCCCCGAAGCCATCGCCGACCACATCCAGCACTGGGTGGAGAACCGCGCGGCCGACGGCTTCAACATCATGCCCGCGCATTCCCCGGGCGGCCTTGCCGCCTTCGTCGACCATGTCGTGCCGATCCTGCAGCGCCGCGGCCTGTTCCGTACCGAATATGAGGGCCGGACGCTGCGCGACCATTACGGGCTCAACCGGCCGCAGAGCCGCTACGCCCGCTCCGCCTGA
- a CDS encoding inverse autotransporter beta domain-containing protein yields MRRMVLSAVIIAPMAMPGLAQAQQGLPEPASIEASIGTIDDNPLGTLDLFIPLLGGGDNLWFADLRASFGGDQKVTQGSIGTGYRVRYDEVWTLGANAYFDYLHSDHDNDFGQLGIGLEALSRDWEVRANAYLPVGSVDAAVASANAALIEANTLVFRAGEETAMRGFDGEIGYRLPVFAPDDLTQLKAFAGGYWYQGEDVEDVPGVSARLEFSRAGLPALGNGSRFTLIAGVSYDDERDVQGTFLARLRVPLGATGNQAPYDPLYRRVERADAIRTHIGATGKAETAIYVETGHAAGKVVRVGSGDDADAINDALEDAGDGALVLAGGEIAVDSTVQLGTGQFLLGGGAAVEVRGASSGGTAVFRSSAPAATITVTDPDADVIGLGDQSAVAGLAVRGGRDGIAGSGVDGVVLREVDIAGTSSDGIQLFDVEGATITASRIHDLTICGIEDEECSFKYDEPDTIHYAAIAAVGVKDLTIRDVAIENVTFGLFVANDFDTDDWEFPTLIQSERITVENVSITNSYREGITLVGVQDMSLRNVTVDNSALERSMDLVVMLSVADLSIDGMVLKGGANGLMFGPPSVGEVNTRIDVANVFIDNPLNAGVFMNPSSHVSFTNVSIRDGGYSGGFFLYGDSSGFFGGPISDVSFDNVRVEGGNAAAVNILGPIENFNGNIVTSDVPSRCSAPFGSLTQGAGSSFSIDGLVVAPGDPLPSDCGI; encoded by the coding sequence ATGCGGCGCATGGTTCTCTCCGCGGTCATCATAGCTCCAATGGCGATGCCCGGCCTCGCCCAGGCGCAGCAGGGCCTGCCCGAGCCCGCCAGTATCGAGGCCTCCATCGGCACGATCGACGACAATCCGCTCGGCACGCTCGACCTTTTCATTCCACTGCTCGGTGGCGGCGACAATCTCTGGTTCGCCGATCTGCGCGCCAGCTTCGGTGGCGACCAGAAGGTGACGCAGGGCTCGATCGGCACCGGCTACCGGGTGCGCTATGACGAGGTCTGGACGCTCGGCGCCAATGCCTATTTCGACTATCTGCACAGCGACCACGACAATGATTTCGGCCAGCTCGGCATCGGCCTGGAAGCGCTGAGCCGCGACTGGGAAGTGCGCGCCAATGCCTATCTGCCGGTCGGCTCGGTGGATGCCGCGGTCGCCAGCGCCAATGCCGCGCTGATCGAGGCCAATACGCTGGTGTTCCGCGCCGGCGAGGAGACCGCGATGCGCGGTTTCGACGGCGAGATCGGTTACCGGCTGCCGGTGTTCGCGCCGGACGACCTCACCCAGCTCAAGGCTTTCGCCGGCGGCTACTGGTACCAGGGCGAGGATGTCGAGGATGTGCCCGGCGTCTCGGCGCGGCTCGAATTCTCCCGCGCCGGCCTGCCCGCCCTCGGCAATGGCTCGCGCTTCACTCTGATTGCCGGCGTCAGCTATGACGACGAGCGCGACGTGCAGGGTACCTTCCTCGCCCGGCTGCGCGTGCCGCTCGGCGCCACCGGCAACCAGGCGCCCTATGACCCGCTCTATCGCCGGGTCGAGCGTGCCGACGCCATCCGCACCCACATCGGCGCCACCGGCAAGGCCGAGACCGCGATCTATGTCGAGACCGGCCACGCCGCCGGCAAGGTGGTGCGCGTGGGCAGCGGTGATGATGCCGACGCGATCAATGACGCGCTGGAGGATGCCGGCGACGGCGCGCTGGTGCTGGCGGGCGGGGAGATCGCGGTCGATTCCACCGTACAGCTCGGCACCGGCCAGTTCCTGCTCGGCGGCGGTGCGGCGGTGGAAGTGCGCGGCGCGTCGAGCGGCGGCACCGCGGTGTTCCGCTCCAGCGCGCCGGCGGCGACGATCACCGTTACCGACCCCGATGCCGACGTGATCGGGCTGGGCGACCAGAGCGCCGTTGCCGGCCTCGCGGTACGTGGGGGGCGCGACGGCATTGCCGGCAGCGGTGTCGATGGCGTGGTGTTGCGCGAGGTCGACATTGCCGGGACCAGCAGCGACGGCATCCAGCTGTTCGATGTCGAAGGCGCGACCATCACCGCCTCGCGCATTCACGACCTCACCATTTGCGGTATCGAGGACGAGGAATGCAGCTTCAAATATGACGAGCCCGACACCATTCACTACGCGGCGATCGCCGCGGTGGGGGTGAAGGATCTCACCATCCGCGACGTCGCGATCGAGAACGTCACTTTCGGCCTGTTCGTCGCCAATGATTTCGACACCGACGACTGGGAATTCCCGACCCTGATCCAGAGCGAGCGGATCACGGTGGAGAATGTCTCGATCACCAACTCCTATCGCGAGGGGATCACGCTGGTTGGGGTCCAGGACATGAGCCTGCGCAATGTCACGGTCGACAATTCCGCGCTGGAGCGCTCCATGGATCTCGTGGTGATGCTCTCGGTCGCCGACCTGTCGATTGACGGCATGGTGCTGAAGGGCGGCGCCAATGGCCTGATGTTCGGGCCGCCCTCGGTCGGCGAGGTCAATACCCGCATCGATGTGGCCAATGTGTTCATCGACAACCCGCTCAATGCCGGCGTGTTCATGAACCCGTCGAGCCATGTGAGCTTCACCAACGTCAGCATCCGCGACGGCGGCTATAGCGGCGGCTTCTTCCTCTATGGCGATAGCAGCGGCTTCTTCGGCGGCCCGATCAGCGATGTCAGCTTCGACAATGTACGGGTCGAGGGCGGCAATGCCGCGGCGGTCAACATCCTGGGCCCGATCGAGAACTTCAACGGCAACATCGTCACCTCGGACGTACCGTCCCGGTGCAGCGCGCCGTTCGGCTCGCTGACACAGGGCGCGGGTTCGAGCTTCAGCATCGATGGTCTGGTGGTCGCGCCCGGCGATCCGCTGCCGTCCGATTGCGGGATCTGA
- a CDS encoding SpoIIE family protein phosphatase, which produces MSAARANILVVDDIEDNRNILIRRMRRLGVEGCAEAADGVAALEHIRANPVDLVLLDVMMPRMGGVEVLETLKQEGRLEDTSVIMISAASEIETVVRCLELGADDYLPKPFDPAILRARVGSVLEKKFLRAEVRAQLKRLEAELAHARRQQLAMVPTDFRALEGRLDIHAIMRPAYEVGGDLYDFFFLTPDVVCLAIGDVSGKGMPAALFMARTRSLLRAGALQFQSIAGRPPLPSELATLLNEELCKNNDDCMFMTLIAGFLDLASGSFSYVNAGHLPPLLLRASGAREVDSTVDPPLGVADDIVYRDNVIQLALEDALVFITDGLSEMEDVDQNMYSAARLLKDLTEVPGLSACTIAEHLVACVFAHADVAPQFDDVTVLALRRVASAVT; this is translated from the coding sequence GTGAGCGCTGCCAGGGCCAACATCCTCGTTGTCGACGATATCGAGGACAATCGGAACATATTGATCCGCCGGATGCGCCGCCTCGGCGTCGAGGGATGCGCCGAGGCCGCGGACGGCGTCGCGGCGCTGGAGCATATCCGCGCCAATCCTGTGGATCTCGTGCTGCTCGACGTGATGATGCCGCGCATGGGCGGCGTCGAGGTGCTGGAGACCTTGAAGCAGGAAGGCCGGCTGGAGGACACCTCGGTGATCATGATCTCGGCGGCGTCCGAGATCGAGACCGTGGTGCGCTGTCTCGAACTCGGCGCCGACGATTATCTGCCGAAGCCGTTCGACCCCGCGATCCTGCGGGCCCGGGTCGGCTCGGTGCTGGAGAAGAAGTTCCTGCGCGCCGAGGTCCGCGCGCAGCTCAAGCGCCTGGAGGCCGAGCTCGCCCATGCCAGGCGCCAGCAGCTCGCCATGGTGCCGACCGACTTCCGCGCGCTGGAAGGCCGGCTCGACATCCACGCCATCATGCGCCCGGCCTATGAGGTCGGCGGCGACCTCTATGACTTCTTCTTCCTGACGCCCGACGTGGTCTGCCTCGCCATTGGCGACGTCTCCGGCAAGGGCATGCCGGCGGCGTTGTTCATGGCGCGCACCCGCAGCCTGCTGCGCGCCGGGGCCTTGCAGTTCCAGTCGATCGCCGGGCGCCCGCCATTGCCGTCCGAGCTTGCCACGCTGCTCAATGAGGAGCTGTGCAAGAACAATGACGACTGCATGTTCATGACGCTGATCGCCGGTTTCCTCGATCTGGCGAGCGGCAGCTTCTCCTATGTCAATGCCGGCCATCTGCCACCGCTGCTGCTGCGCGCTTCCGGCGCCCGCGAGGTGGATTCCACCGTCGACCCGCCGCTCGGCGTCGCCGACGACATCGTCTATCGCGACAATGTCATTCAGCTGGCGCTGGAGGACGCGCTGGTCTTCATCACCGACGGGCTGTCGGAGATGGAGGATGTCGACCAGAACATGTATTCGGCCGCGCGGCTGCTGAAGGACCTCACCGAAGTACCGGGCTTGTCCGCCTGCACCATTGCCGAGCACCTCGTCGCCTGCGTCTTCGCCCATGCCGACGTCGCGCCGCAGTTCGACGACGTCACCGTGCTGGCGCTGCGGCGGGTGGCCTCTGCCGTTACCTAA
- a CDS encoding iron ABC transporter permease, translated as MSEISAPHSLASRSFLSTDVSLLRRLSGLQPVKLLVIGSSIAILLALIAYPLVLLAGYSLIDAQGNLTFDTFAKAFNRRGMWQAVLNSAELVALVTLGACALGIPLAWIVARTDAPGKSLVALAAGVSFVIPTFISVISWIFLAAPNSGYLNTLAIRYLGFEHAPLNIMSFSGLVFIEIVGVYPLVFFAVSAALANVDASNEQAARVLGAGKLRTALTITLPLVRPAILSAVILVMLDALSSFGAPAAIGTMANFSVLTTKIYDLLKFPPQFNYAAAVAMPILVFTAVSILIQKYAIRAENFRTLTGKATSDQVTKLGPWRWVAGAFCVLVVFATAILPIGSLFLLSVLSSFGADITLSNLVTKHYALIFDGEFVARASILNSLLLALATATVCATLGLVLGWVVERIRFFGREVITFLVMVAYGFPSIAYAVGILMGYVNLFYGTLTLILIAYAGKLLPIAFVLVRNGIQQLSTDLEEAARISGAGWLRGLKDVTFPLMRGAVGIAWVLVFSLSLRELSMSAILTQADTQVMPTVVIQFIEDGAIELAAALSVVIVTVCISILGLIRVFTRKKTAAVH; from the coding sequence ATGAGCGAGATCAGCGCCCCGCATTCGCTCGCCTCGCGCAGCTTCCTGAGCACCGACGTTTCGCTGCTGCGCCGGCTCTCCGGCCTGCAGCCGGTGAAGCTCCTAGTCATCGGCAGCTCGATTGCCATATTGCTGGCGTTGATCGCCTATCCGCTGGTGCTGCTGGCCGGCTACAGCCTCATCGACGCGCAGGGCAACTTGACCTTCGACACCTTCGCCAAGGCGTTCAACCGCCGCGGCATGTGGCAGGCGGTGCTGAACTCCGCCGAGCTGGTCGCATTGGTGACGCTCGGTGCCTGCGCGCTCGGCATCCCGCTGGCCTGGATCGTCGCCCGCACCGATGCGCCGGGCAAGAGCCTGGTGGCGCTCGCCGCCGGCGTCTCTTTCGTGATCCCGACCTTCATCTCGGTGATCTCCTGGATCTTCCTGGCGGCGCCGAACTCCGGCTACCTCAACACGCTGGCGATCCGCTATCTCGGCTTCGAGCACGCGCCGCTCAACATCATGAGCTTCAGCGGCCTCGTCTTCATCGAGATCGTCGGGGTGTATCCGCTGGTGTTCTTCGCGGTGAGCGCGGCGCTCGCCAATGTCGACGCCAGCAATGAGCAGGCAGCGCGTGTCCTCGGTGCCGGCAAGCTGCGCACCGCGCTCACCATCACGCTGCCGCTGGTGCGCCCGGCCATCCTCTCCGCCGTCATACTGGTGATGCTCGACGCGCTGTCCTCGTTCGGCGCGCCGGCCGCCATCGGCACCATGGCCAATTTCTCGGTGCTCACCACCAAGATCTACGACCTGTTGAAATTCCCGCCGCAGTTCAATTATGCGGCGGCGGTGGCGATGCCGATCCTGGTGTTCACCGCGGTGAGCATCCTGATCCAGAAATACGCCATCCGCGCCGAGAATTTCCGCACCCTCACCGGCAAGGCGACCTCTGATCAGGTGACGAAGCTCGGGCCGTGGCGCTGGGTGGCCGGCGCCTTCTGCGTCCTCGTGGTGTTCGCCACCGCGATCCTGCCGATCGGCTCGCTGTTCCTGCTCTCGGTGCTGTCGTCCTTCGGCGCCGACATCACGCTGAGCAACCTCGTCACCAAGCATTACGCCCTGATCTTCGATGGCGAGTTCGTGGCCCGCGCCTCGATCCTCAACAGCCTGCTGCTGGCGCTGGCGACGGCAACGGTGTGCGCCACGCTCGGCCTGGTGCTGGGCTGGGTGGTAGAGCGTATCCGCTTCTTCGGGCGCGAGGTCATCACCTTCCTGGTGATGGTGGCCTATGGCTTCCCCTCCATCGCCTATGCGGTGGGAATCCTGATGGGCTACGTCAACCTGTTCTACGGCACGCTGACGCTGATCCTCATCGCCTATGCCGGCAAGCTGCTGCCCATCGCCTTCGTGCTGGTGAGGAACGGCATCCAGCAGCTCTCGACCGATCTGGAAGAGGCGGCGCGCATCTCCGGCGCCGGCTGGCTGCGCGGGCTGAAGGACGTGACCTTCCCGCTGATGCGCGGCGCGGTCGGCATCGCCTGGGTGCTGGTGTTCTCGCTGAGCCTGCGCGAGCTGTCGATGTCCGCCATCCTCACCCAGGCGGACACGCAGGTGATGCCCACCGTCGTCATCCAGTTCATCGAGGACGGCGCCATCGAGCTCGCCGCCGCGCTCTCGGTCGTCATCGTCACCGTCTGCATTTCCATCCTCGGCCTGATCCGCGTCTTCACGCGGAAGAAGACCGCGGCCGTTCACTGA